The Anomalospiza imberbis isolate Cuckoo-Finch-1a 21T00152 chromosome 12, ASM3175350v1, whole genome shotgun sequence genome contains the following window.
CAATGTCTGGGAAAAGCAGGGTTGGGGAGGCAGATAAATAACTGCATGTTTCCAAGAAGTAGTTCTCTGGTACATGAAATTTGCAGTTATTTCGTAGAAGTGAGATATTAATTTCCccactgaattaatttttggtggttCCAGTTTGGGATGAAGAGGCTTTTACTTGGGGAACAATACTTTTGCTTCCTGTAAAAGGAGGCAGGAACTCTTGGAGGAGAACCCTGCTGTATGTTACCCCAGCCATGCTAAGttccttctctctctttggACCTAGCATGGTGATTGAAGGAGCTAGAAATAGGTAACCATTTCTCAAGCACTGGTGGGACTGTAGTGTCTGTGGGATGTCTGTACTTGGGGCAGTAGGTGGGATGCAGTCTGCTGAGCAAGGCGCACTGTAGTAGTGCAATCTTGTTCAAGGACCTCTGGGTGCAGGTCTTGGGTTTTCCCAGCATGAAGCATGTGCTTTCTTAGTCTTCCCTTTTACAGCTTGGCTTGGCTTTCTGTTTTATTCTCAGATTAGTCCTAGTGAATGTTTTCAGCTCCTCTTTTCCCAAACTCTGTAATTGTAGGCTCTTACTGTAGTTAATTCTTTTAAGGTAAATTTTTTGAACAGAGCCTTTTAGTCACCTTCATCTTAGTAGCAGTCACTAGGACGAAGCTTGGAAAGTCGGTGTAGAAGGTTGTTATCAGTTCCTGCAGTAAACCCATGGTATTTGATCACTTTCAGCATGACAGCTGAGAAAAGTATCAATGACTTAAACCCAAATTTATGCAGAAAGTCCTGTAATGAGTTAGCTGACTGTATCACCAGTGTACAGACTTAAGAATTCTTTATGACTGGTTTgtgtatttttgcttttagacATGTAGGTTTGTGAATTAACTAGTGTTCTTGCTAATAGGTTTTCTCAATTGAAGAGTCTGAACTTGTCTCATAATAGACTGGGAGAGTTTCCTGTATCACTGTGTGAGATCTCTACTCTGACAGAGCTTAATATTTCCTGTAATGGACTTCATTACTTGCCAAGTCAGATTGGCAAACTGTTGAAGTGAGTATGTTCTTTACATCTGTGATCATAAATATCCTTGGTGGCTCAGCTGAGCACTGCTGATGTGCAGGTACTGTTTCTGAAAGTGTGAATTCTAGGGCagcctgttttgcccatgaAGGCTGAATGATTAATTTGACTCCAGCAGGAGGTCAAGAACTAAGATATTCAATCCCTTAATCACTACTAGGAAAACATCACAACTGCTAGTACAGAAAAGATGAGGAAACTTGATGCAGATAAAGCACTGAAGGCAATTGCATTGTTTCTCAAATAAGAAATAAGTCTATGTGCATTCTTCTGCAGCTTCAGAGTTGTCTGACtctctgcatttattttttgaaattaaTACTTTCGGTACTGATGCAATTTCTATTGAAGTTTTAATTTATTGTAGAAAACTTTTCTGTGGTAACTTCTCACGGGGTCTAGTGATTTTTGTCAGCACTGGTATGTTTGATGATGTTCTACAGAATTGGCTGCTTTTGTGTTAGAGgattttaaagtgaaaatacTTGAGCAATCCCCTCTCAAAATTTTGTCTTAACGTGTTTGCTGGAGCCTTGTCCATTTTCCCCGGTAGCTACCCCAAATGCATAAGAGCTTAAGCTTAGGTAAATTTAATTGCAAGACTGTTTGTACATTTAGATAAACATTGATAGATGTTTATCTAAATGTATATATAGATAAACATCAATATTGAACTGTTGGTTTATTGTGGcctgcttttcttccagcttgTATCTTTAAAAAAGGAGTGTCTGCATCCACACTGGCTGTGAGCAAGTAATTTCCAGAATGATCTTTTAGCCATATGCAAACTGTGAGGAAAAAGTTATATTTAGGCTTACACTTCCTGGAGGCTTACAGCTTAGTTATGGGTCTGGTTATCTTGATGACTCCTTGAGCCCTTATTCATAAGAATTTTTGTGGCCTCAGATTTCATTGCTACCACcactaaacacagaaaggtctcTGTTGGAACATAATCATAATGAGGGAATTGTATATTTGGGATCTGAGTCTCAAAAGCCATACAAGCTTTGAAACAATTCATCATACCAACAGAAAGTTACCTTATTCTTTTCTGAGTGTGTGTTGAAATGGACAATTAGAGTGTAAAAATCTTCTACTAGTGCATTAGTGTGGTAGGAGGTGTGATTAAACTGTGCCATTTGTAGAAAATCAAGTAATTAAGTGAATATCTTTCATTTACAATGTAAGTACTGATTTGTATTTTGCTTGTGTTAACTTACAATCTTTGGCACAACCGGAAGTGCCAAGCCTATTACATGTGTGATCATCATCAGTACATCAGTACTTTATCATCATCAGTAACTTAtcaacatcaaaaaaaaaaaaaaaaaagttatgtgTATAACTTTACCAACATCAGTAACTTTATGTGTATAAGAATAAAATTAGCTGTTAGGAACCTTTAAAAATAACCGCACTGAGACCAGCTAACTATACGAGAAAATTcactgaaaatacaaaatgtgATATTCACTACTCTTTGCAGaactattttctttctctttttcactgTTGCAGTCTCCAGACCTTCTGGCTTGATGGCAATTTCCTTACATCCTTACCAGAAGAGATGGGaaacctgcagcagctcagctgtctTGGGCTTTCCTTCAATAACTTCTGTGAACTGCCGGAAGTTTGTGAGAAACTTGTCACCTTAGACAAACTAGCCCTGGCAGGGAACTTGCTAGAGACCCTGGACCTGACAGTGCTGAACCGTATGGGTCACATCAAAAGTGTGGACCTGAGGTAAGGGGTGAAACTGGCAGGTGTCTATAAAACAGATTGCTACTTTCCATTTACAGCAGAGGATCTGTGCAACTTCTGGTATGTTTTGCAATAAGCTAGGTTCAGTTTTTTCTCCTGCCGATTCTTTAGCTTTTACGGAGTTCTGTTTCTGAGGGTGTGCAGAATCCACTTGGAAAAGCAAGCTTAATTGAGCAGTGCCAGATGCTGAATGTGACCCAGCCCTCTAGCTTCCTCTTGTGATTTGCTGTTACCTTGAGCATTGGTAGCTGAAGGTACCAAAACCTTGAtctctccttcccttttttGCTTCCCTGCCCTAGAGATGTGATCCTGATTCTCCAGGCTGCCAACTGCAGACCTCTCAGAAAGGGACAAAGAGCTTTTTGTGTGTCACAAGGCAGTCTAGTATCTGTTCTCTGCATTAGCTTCCTGTGTCCATGCAGAGTAGCTGCCCCTTGACCTGGTTTCTGTTTTGTAGGCTGGATCTTTCTTCAGAATCTTTTAAGAATCTGGGAATCAGTAAAATGGTTATGTGTAGCAGTGTAGacaaaggaaatgtttttgtttgtaTTCACTGCCTGAAATTCACCATTGCTTGTCACGCATTTCGTTGTCTGTGCTCACCGTTGGTGTTGGCCTTCACCAGaattcttcctttcctcttctttcttctctcttcttacTGATGTCCAGTGTTCAGTGTCCTGTTTTCTGACTTTTTAACTCATCTCTGAGTGTTTAGGCTGAACAACCtgaagagagcagcagctgacacTCTGGAGGGGAACAAATCTGTGGCTTACATGGATTTACGAGACAATCAGATGACAGATCTGGATCTGAGCTCCTtggtcagcctggagcagctgcactgTGAGCGAAATCAGCTGAGAGAGCTGACCCTGAGCGGCTTCTCCCTTCGGGCCCTGTATGCCAACAGCAACTGTATGTCTCTTTGTCTTCTTCACCTGCCTTTTCCCTACAAGCCCTGGGAGCAAAGGAAAAGAGTCTTTTGCTCTCTCTCAcgcattaaaaaaatatttttgttggtGTTATTGTGGTGAAACCATATGTGATGGGTCAACTGAGGTTAGCTCCTACGGATCACATATGCATGGGTGTACACAGGCGGTGTAACAGTGTGGAGGTTGTGGTGTTGTGTCCAAGGAATTTGTGTGCCATTGAGGTCTCTTTGGGAGCCCACAAAGAAAAGTACAGTTCTCTCTTGTTCTGGTGCTCCACATGACAGATGGAGAAATGGATAGTGAGACACTAAAGTGCCATATGGCGGATGTATGAAGTGTGAACTCTACGGTGGGAAGTATCAGTGGGGACCTTGAGTCTCCATAAAGAAATACTGTGAGTCTCACTTGATAACTAAGCTGCATCTCTgtgctgttttctctctgaagcTCTGCAATCATACTTACTTGCTTTACTTCATCAGGTCTGACAGCTGTCAATATTTATCCGGTTCCTGGTCTACTGACATGTCTAGAACTCTCTCAGTAAGTGATGATACACAACAGAATTTAAAGCAAGTATCTGGACATCTTGAGAGCATTTAAACACAATAGAACTTCAAAGCCCAGCACTAAACAATGATGAAAGTGTCCCAGACCAGAAGCCCTTCTGAACCAGTATGACCTTTTCAGGTGACTTTGTTGTCCTTCAGCTGTAGGCGgtgatcaggaaaaaaaaagccaagcagGGACCACTGAACTTGGGGCAGCTTACTGAACAGAATGGGGGGGAGGGGATCTGTGGATCAAATACTTAGAGTAGCTCCCAGTGATCTCTGCTGTTGGTTTCATTGCCTACGTCTGCCCTTGGAGCAGCATTGTGAGACCTGCAAGATAGGATGCCCTGCCAAGTCATGAACCAGTTCAGTTTGCATTATCTGTGACTAACTCAGATGCTGTTCATTTTTTGACTTTTGCTTTTGGTTTGGCTGTCATGAAGATCATGCAGCATTCACAGTCTTTTCCATATGGAGTGCTGGTTTCTAGCTTTTCCCACTTGCTTTTCTCAGCAATCAACTACAGTGTATCCCAGACTGGGCCTGTGAAGCGAAGAAACTGGAAGTTTTGGATGTGAGCTACAACCTACTCTTGGAGCTTCCGTCAAGGTCAGAAAAACTTTGTAAATAGAGCTGAGCTTTCTTCTACAATGGCCTGTCTGGGAAGAGAAAGGCAGTGCCATTCCTGTTGCTTAATTCCTTGTTATGTCGAGATATTTACTCTCACTTACTTTATCTATGTCACATCAAAAATGCTCTATATTCAAATGTTGGAAAGAACCAGTTTCTAGGTCAGCCTTTTGAACAATAGAGGCTAGGTAATTCCATCCTGTGCTTTCGGCTGCTACTGCAGCTATTTGCACCTGACATAGAACATGCTGCTGTGATTTATATGAGTTACCATACTGTCTGTGAACACAGGTCATAGGTGAGACCCTAATACATTTTGCATCATGTCACAGAAATTTCATCTGTTACCTTTGACAGGGAGTTATCACAAAGGGACAATTCATCTGATCTCAACTGTAGCTTTCACAGTACACCATCAGCCAGCTCCTTTCTCCCTATTTCGCTTTCAGTTTCTGCAGAAATGCAGTGAATGAGAGCCAAGAATGAATACAATTTTGCAGTTATTTATCCTAGGAAGAAGCAATGCATAAACATTCTCAGCCTAATAAGGGTGTTTGGTGGGGGTGTGATTTGATGAATGACACAGTGTCTGGGTAAGTTGTACTAAAATTGTATGGAGAAGTGGTTaacagggaagaaatgcagaACCTGGGTTGGAGAAGCTGAAGCAAGGGGCGTAGGAGGTGATCAGCACTGACATTCCAGTGATTGTCACAGAAAAACTGTATACATCAAAAGCAAGGAAGGGACATAACAAGGATGTGATAATGAGAACTTAGAAGAGAATTTTAGCCAATCCAATGGATTAAAGGGACCAAATTTTAAGTATATTatgcaaataatattttactgCCTCAGAAATAATACAGGAGTGCTAAGCCGCTAGTTAAAGATTTGAATTTATGTTGGCACTGTGGAAACACTTCTTTCTACCTACAAGTGACAACAGACATTTAAAGCCTTCCTTTGTGACTTCTTTCTTTGTCTGCCTGAGAGAATGCTGGGCACATGCACACCAACTCGAATCCCAAGATACCAAACAGTAGTATTGTAGAGGGAAACGTAGATACGCATCCAAGCATCCAGAGAGACTTGAGTCATCTTACCCTGTGTATTGTTCTGCTTTGTAATTGTTTACGTTTTATGGATCAGTGTATTTTAATCATTCCCTGCTGTACAAGCAAATTAAGTGGATTAAATACTGCCTTTCCCACTCTGTGGATGTCAAGAAGAATGAACCAAGTTAAATAGAAAACCCTGTGTCTTTCTAGGATCCTCAGAAGCTTGAGTCTTCGGAAGTTGATGGTGGGGCACAATCATCTGCAGAGCCTTCCACCTCTTCTAGAACACATTCCACTGGAGGTGCTGGACCTTCAGCACAATCTGTTGACTAAACTCCCAGAGACACTCTTTGTCAAAGCTCTGAAGTGAGTGTCAGTAGCAAACATCTTTTGTCTGCATTATCCTTTGGAGTGTAAGTGCTGGAAGTGGCCCCTGTGTGACTGTCCTTGTAAGGTGTCATTTGCATAAGAGATAACAAGGTGTGCCCTTTATGAGGAGGTTATTCAGGTGCCATAAGGGAAGCCATCAAGTTGATTTGAAGGAATCAGTCCATGTTACTGTATAATTACAGGAAAACAGAAACTACCTGAAGAGCTGTGTCTTTAAAAGTAGTCGTAAGTTCAAGTGCAAAGAAAAGAAGCCAGTCAGATTCAGGTCATTGGAGAACAAGAGAGACCCTTTACAAATAAACAGTCTCTCATAGCTGTCTATTCACACATGAGTTAGCCCTTCTTTAAGTAAAGTTTTATGTTGTCTGCTTCCACCAGTATTACCCATGGGCTTTTCAGTGCTCACTGTTTACTGTAAAATGCTGTGTGCATCCACAGTGCATGTAGCTAGTAAGTCATTAGTAGACTCAAAAATCTTAATGTGAGTAGGGATGTTACAGTTTTGTCTGGCCTTCTCTCTGATACTGCTATATACACTAGCATTTGTACAGCTCCTTTCCCTTGTTAATGCAGTGGTTTGGATGATGTGAAGTCTGATTCTTGCAATTGCTGTGGTTATTAGCCTCAGGTACTTGAATGCATCTGCAAACAGCCTGGAGTCCTTGCCCTCCGCATGTCTGGGGGAGGAGAGTTTGAGCATGCTGCAGCTGCTATACTTGACTAATAACAACCTCACAGACCAATGCATCCCTGTCTTGGTGGGACACCCAAACCTACGGATCCTGCATCTGGCAAACAACAACCTGCAGACTTTCCCTGCAAGGTAAGTCAGTAAGGCTGTTGGGCAAGACAATGCTCCCTGGGAGGAAGCTGCCACCTCCCCATGACTGTACGTGAGTCAAAGTCAGAATGAGATGCTCTCCCTGTGGCACGAAGACAAAAGCCTGACATTTCTACACACAAAGGAAGGAGAAGCGTGTTAAGGGGGATTGGCACATGGTACTGTTGGCTGTAGGTTTTCGTGTCATAGTTGAGGTGCCATCCAGGGGGACCAAGGGATGTAACTTGTGTTgcgtgggggggggggggggggggggggatggggTGGTATTTCTTTGCAACTTCAGCACTGATGGTGAAGGGTCTGTCTGCTGTACAAATCCAAGCCAGGCTTGGGGACCCTGCGTCTTACTAGAGCATCTCTTACGACTTTGGGTCTCCTATCAGTAAATCAGAAAAGTAGCTCATAAAGGGCAGTGTCTATGGATACCTCATCTGCAACTGCAGAAAATGACAAGTTCATGTCTGTAagatacagtattttttttgtttccctttcagCAAACTTAGTAAGCTGGAGCACTTGGAAGAACTGAATCTGAGTggaaacaaactgaaaacaatTCCTACAACGATTGCAAACTGCAAGCTACTTCATACACTTATTGCAAACTGTAATGAAATCAGCATTTTTCCAGAAATCCTGCATTTGCCCCATATTCAGGTATTTGTATGGAGAAGATAAAGAGATATCTGGGTAAAGTTTGGGCTGTAGAATAAGTAACTGCTAGGAGAGAACAGGAGGTCCCAGCAAGGTCAAGTGCAAGGTGACCTGCGTCAGGGCCGCCCCGGTATCAATTCAGACTGGGGGATGAATGGTCAAGAGCAGCCCGCTGAGAAGGCCCTGGGGACGCTactggatgagaggctggacgTGCCCCAGCCATATGCGCTGGCACCCAGAAACCCCCTGTCCACACCCTGGGCTTATCCACACTAGCATGGACAGCGGGTAAGGAGAGGAttctgccccctgccctgctcagatGGGATCCCACCTGgagggctgcatccagctcttgAGTCCTCAGCACTAGAAGGATTTagacctgttggagtgagttCAGAGGAGTTCATGAAGATGATTAGaaggctggagcacctctgctgtggcaaTGGGCTGAGTGGTTTGAggttgttcagcttggagaagaaaaGGGTCTGGAGTGACCTTATTGCAACCTTCCATTACCTCAAGTGAGTAAAAGAGAGCttgagagggactttggacaaagGCGTGGAGTGACAGCataagggggaatggctttaaagtgaaagagagtaggtgtaggttggatattaggaagaaactcttccctgtgagggtggggaggccctggcacaggttgccaagagaagctgtggctgctccatccctggaagtttcaaggccaggttggacaggtcTTGGAGCAACCTCTTgtagtggaagttgtccctgcccatggcagatgTGTTGAAAAAAATGAgctaaggtcccttccagcacagaccattctgtggttctatgacTTTACTTGATCAACCCGAGAAGAGGTCACAGAATGTGCATTCTAGATCTCTCACCTTTCTGAATTGAtcaaagatcatctcattcacCTTTACCCCCTGTCTCTGACATTTCTGGTTTCTTGCATTTGAGACAATGTGCAGTGTTATTATACAGCTAGGCAGGTTTGTATATAGAGGCTTTCCTTTATCTTTGGTGCGACCTAGTCTTTCAGTATTGGAGTCATGGCTATTGCAGGTTTCTTATAAATCATTCTTCTTCTGACAAGTCAGATCCATTTTCATAACCTGTGTGTGAGATACAATAAGTAGCAGGGTTGTATGATGTTTGTAAGGAGCACTGGAGTAACTGATGACATGACACAACAAAAGagtattttctttgttatgCTGTTTGTTGCTACTGCAGTTTGTGGATTTGAGCTGCAATGAGTTAACTGAAATCCTAATCCCTGAGGCACTGCCAGGTGCCTTGCAAGAGCTGGATCTGAGTGGAAACACAAACCTGGTGTTAGAACACAAGACACTGGATATCTTCAGGTGAGCCATTGACATGTCAACCCAGTAGTGACCTGCAGGGGGAAGGGTAACCCTTGCCAGGAGAGGAAATGGGATAGTAAAGTAAAAGCACTTTATCACTGCATGGTGGTATAACATTCCCTGACTGAGGCAGCTGAGACTTACTGtctttgggaaaggaaaagtcTGGGT
Protein-coding sequences here:
- the PHLPP2 gene encoding PH domain leucine-rich repeat-containing protein phosphatase 2 isoform X3 — its product is MGEAGPGAGLGPREAQDPEEDEAAAPGGTRGCRAGSRGGIRVLKRNAKRTGSRSCQSSSRVGSRERTWLKGDVGRGCVYVYGRDSAAAAPSDLHLVLCTVDTQASEICDGEGRKSLFLQLHGDLVRRLEPTEKPLQIVYDYLAGLGFDDPLRVQEEAANSDLSCMIRFYSEKPCQVEQLDRILLSGVYNVRKGKTQLHKWAERSVTLCGTCLIVSSVKDSHAGKMHILPLIGGKVEEMKRRQYTLAFTSAGAQAQTYHVSFETLAECQRWHRQASTIVSMRFSMVDLSCYSLEEVPEHLFYSQDITYLNLRHNFMRTSGAGSLDSLCRFSQLKSLNLSHNRLGEFPVSLCEISTLTELNISCNGLHYLPSQIGKLLNLQTFWLDGNFLTSLPEEMGNLQQLSCLGLSFNNFCELPEVCEKLVTLDKLALAGNLLETLDLTVLNRMGHIKSVDLRLNNLKRAAADTLEGNKSVAYMDLRDNQMTDLDLSSLVSLEQLHCERNQLRELTLSGFSLRALYANSNCLTAVNIYPVPGLLTCLELSHNQLQCIPDWACEAKKLEVLDVSYNLLLELPSRILRSLSLRKLMVGHNHLQSLPPLLEHIPLEVLDLQHNLLTKLPETLFVKALNLRYLNASANSLESLPSACLGEESLSMLQLLYLTNNNLTDQCIPVLVGHPNLRILHLANNNLQTFPASKLSKLEHLEELNLSGNKLKTIPTTIANCKLLHTLIANCNEISIFPEILHLPHIQFVDLSCNELTEILIPEALPGALQELDLSGNTNLVLEHKTLDIFSHITTLKIDAKPSLTADSALTSAFWSHGVAEMAGQRNKLCVSSLALGSFAEGVEAVYGMFDGDKNEELPRLLQCTMADVLLEEVQQSDTMFMSNTFLVSHR
- the PHLPP2 gene encoding PH domain leucine-rich repeat-containing protein phosphatase 2 isoform X2 — translated: MGEAGPGAGLGPREAQDPEEDEAAAPGGTRGCRAGSRGGIRVLKRNAKRTGSRSCQSSSRVGSRERTWLKGDVGRGCVYVYGRDSAAAAPSDLHLVLCTVDTQASEICDGEGRKSLFLQLHGDLVRRLEPTEKPLQIVYDYLAGLGFDDPLRVQEEAANSDLSCMIRFYSEKPCQVEQLDRILLSGVYNVRKGKTQLHKWAERSVTLCGTCLIVSSVKDSHAGKMHILPLIGGKVEEMKRRQYTLAFTSAGAQAQTYHVSFETLAECQRWHRQASTIVSMRFSMVDLSCYSLEEVPEHLFYSQDITYLNLRHNFMRTSGAGSLDSLCRFSQLKSLNLSHNRLGEFPVSLCEISTLTELNISCNGLHYLPSQIGKLLNLQTFWLDGNFLTSLPEEMGNLQQLSCLGLSFNNFCELPEVCEKLVTLDKLALAGNLLETLDLTVLNRMGHIKSVDLRLNNLKRAAADTLEGNKSVAYMDLRDNQMTDLDLSSLVSLEQLHCERNQLRELTLSGFSLRALYANSNCLTAVNIYPVPGLLTCLELSHNQLQCIPDWACEAKKLEVLDVSYNLLLELPSRILRSLSLRKLMVGHNHLQSLPPLLEHIPLEVLDLQHNLLTKLPETLFVKALNLRYLNASANSLESLPSACLGEESLSMLQLLYLTNNNLTDQCIPVLVGHPNLRILHLANNNLQTFPASKLSKLEHLEELNLSGNKLKTIPTTIANCKLLHTLIANCNEISIFPEILHLPHIQFVDLSCNELTEILIPEALPGALQELDLSGNTNLVLEHKTLDIFSHITTLKIDAKPSLTADSALTSAFWSHGVAEMAGQRNKLCVSSLALGSFAEGVEAVYGMFDGDKNEELPRLLQCTMADVLLEEEAGHGWAEAGLLCCPLLHS